From the Micromonospora echinofusca genome, the window CCGCGCGGCGAGCACCCCACGGTCGATCTTGCCGTTCGCCGTGTGCGGGAACGCGTCGATGTCGCGGCACAGCAGCGGAACCATGTATCCCGGCAGGATCGAGGACATCGGGCGACGGATGTCCACGCCCGGCGTGCCGACGTAGAACACCGCCAGCTCCGTCCGCCCGGCCGCCTCGAACGCCACCGCGACGGCCCGTTCCACCCCCGGCAACTGCCCGACGTGCCACTCCAGCTCGTCCAGCTCGACCCGGTAGCCGCGGACCTTCACCTGCCGGTCGACCCGACCGAGATAGACGAGTTCACCGCCGGCGCACTCCCGGACCCGGTCGCCGGTGCGGTACCAGCGCACCGAGTCGCCGTCGTGGAAGCGGCCCTCGTCGTCGGCCGGATCGAGATACCCGGGGAACATCTGCTGCCCGGTCACGCACAGCTCGCCCTCGGTGCCATCGACGCCGTCCTCGACGATGCGGTATCCGAGATGCGGGTACGGCGCGCCGATGGGGACGACGCCGTGCACGGCGAGGTCGGCGGAGTCCTCGGACAACCGGTGCGCGGAGCAGGCGATGGTCAGCTCGGTCGGGCCGTACAGGTTCTCCACCACCGATCCGGCCGCCGCCCGCTGCCAGTCCTCGGCATCCGTCATGCGCAGCGCCTCACCGCAGAAGAGGCTCCACCGCAGCGTCGGCATCGAGCCGGGAGTCAGCCCACCCCGGCGCCGCACCAGAGCGATGGCGCTGGGCACGGAGAACCAGAACGTCACCCGCTCGGCGGCCAGGAACTCCGGCAGCGCGGTGAACACCTGCGGCGGTGTGGACACCACGGTGGCACCGGCGCCCCAGGCCACGAAGAGGTCGAACATCGCCAGGTCGAAGGTCTGGTCGAAGGTCTGCGAGCACACGTCGCCCGGGCCGAGGTCGTAACGGTCGAGGTTGTACCGCAGGAAGCTGTCCATGTTGGCGTGCGTGATCGCCGCGCCCTTGGGCCGGCCGGTGGAGCCAGAGGTGAACAGCACGTACGCCACGTCGTCGTAGCCGGCCCGGGGCAGGGCGTCCAGCGGCGTCGTGGCCTGCGCCGCCACGGCGAGGCCGGGCAGGGCCGCCGTGAGGTGCGCAAGCGCCGCCGTCCCCGACCGGTCGACGATCAGCGTGTCGACGCCGGCCTGCGCCGCCATCCGGCAGGTACGCGCGGCGGGGAAGCCCGGGCTGAGCGGCACCGCCGTCGCGCCGGCGTAGAGCGTGGCGAGGAGCCCGGCGTACGACTCGATGCTGCGCACCGCGAGGATGCCGACGCTCCGCGCCCCGCACGCGACCAGCCCGCCGGCCCAGCGCCGGGCCACCTGGTCCAGCTCCGTGTACGTCCACTCCTGGCGACCGATCCGCAGCGCGACCCGGTCCGGCGCCGTCGCCAGGCCGGCGATGAACCACTCGTGCAGCAGACGTCGTGGCAGCTGACCGGTCACCAGGCCACCGTGTCTTCCGTGAAGAGCCCCAACCGGTCGAAGAAGCGGGTGGTCTTGTGCATCACGGTCCGATGGAACTCCTGACGGTACTGGTCGCCGAGCACCTCGGC encodes:
- a CDS encoding AMP-binding protein codes for the protein MTGQLPRRLLHEWFIAGLATAPDRVALRIGRQEWTYTELDQVARRWAGGLVACGARSVGILAVRSIESYAGLLATLYAGATAVPLSPGFPAARTCRMAAQAGVDTLIVDRSGTAALAHLTAALPGLAVAAQATTPLDALPRAGYDDVAYVLFTSGSTGRPKGAAITHANMDSFLRYNLDRYDLGPGDVCSQTFDQTFDLAMFDLFVAWGAGATVVSTPPQVFTALPEFLAAERVTFWFSVPSAIALVRRRGGLTPGSMPTLRWSLFCGEALRMTDAEDWQRAAAGSVVENLYGPTELTIACSAHRLSEDSADLAVHGVVPIGAPYPHLGYRIVEDGVDGTEGELCVTGQQMFPGYLDPADDEGRFHDGDSVRWYRTGDRVRECAGGELVYLGRVDRQVKVRGYRVELDELEWHVGQLPGVERAVAVAFEAAGRTELAVFYVGTPGVDIRRPMSSILPGYMVPLLCRDIDAFPHTANGKIDRGVLAARARDLVAGGQVTHA